Within the Arachis duranensis cultivar V14167 chromosome 10, aradu.V14167.gnm2.J7QH, whole genome shotgun sequence genome, the region CAAACTGAACCTAAAGTTGTGATTTGTGAATGTAAGAAAACCTTACCTGCCGAATAAACCCCTCGAGTGTCCCTAGCTTACCCATGGCCATGGCCATTTGACCCATGTAATTTGCGACATTCCCTGATGAACCGGATGAGCCAAGTGATCCAGAGGACAAAGTCTCTGCAAGAGATTGTTGCAGTGCTTCCATGCCCTGAGACAATGCATCCTCTGCCTGTTGAGAAGACTGTTGTAAGTTGGTAATACCCACCAACTGCTGCTCAGTGAGAGGCTCCAACTGATTTACCAGGAGCTGCAGCCGAATTTGCCGAATTCAAGTCAAAGAGTAAAGAAAGGAATATATGAGCCTAGATCTCATAAATGAGAAAACCGTTACAATAATTACAAGGAAACAATGTATTTAGGAAGTTTAAGACAAACCCGAAATTGTTTATGCGAGCTATCGTGCATAAATTCAAGTTAAACAAGTTTTAAGGTGCAGTTTGAATCTTGATAGGTGTTTCTTTTCAACCAGACAGTCGGCAAGCTACAAGATATCTTCATCTTCAAActaagtttatttatttaaggaTTTAATTCAGTTTCAAGGACTCATTATCTACTAACAACCTATAACTAACCCTTATCTCCTAGAATATATAGTACAACCTAggaataaaatttgaaattggaaataaagaaaaaaaaaagaaagaaaaagaaacaaagtcATCAGAagggtgtttttttttttttttttactacagAAGAAAACTAAGAGTAAAGAAGGAATGATACTGTCTAAGAATCACATACTTTTAATCTTATGGCACAAAGGTTTGTTATTGAAGAACTTGTATTATTGATGAAAGTGTTAGTAGGCTTGGCTTATACTAATCTTTGAATCTGAAAATTATGCTGCCTTCATTCGTGTTTATTCAATATAAGAGACAAGATGTAACATCATTTAGCCATCTCTTTTACAGaactctcaggttcagaatatCTGCATCTGATTTTAATCCTAGAAACACGTAAGAGATTACATTGTATGCTATCACCAGACACTATTGCTAATAAAATTCATAGACCTTAAAACAGACTATGAGAGCCACAAACAAAACGGACTCGATAAGCTTACCTTAAGGAGTTCAGATGACCGAAAGCCACCGAGCCACAGAAAACACCTCTCAGCTGGGGTTTTCCACATGCCAGACAACAGGTGGAAGACATCAGCCTTAGCTGCAACGCCCTTCAGCCGAAATATGTCATCATAATGCGCCAATATACCATCAATAATCATTCGAAGTTCTGTATCACTTGCATGAGAATTTACAGCAGCTCTAAGCTCATTAATTTGTCGATTCTGCTCTTCCAGCCACCTTGCATATTCGACATCGAATTGCATGGCCCCTGTGAAACAATGTGGTAATGATTATTCATCAGATAGGAAGATCGAAGAGATAAAATGTTTCCTGTAATAGCATCTTTTTAACATAATAATTGCCACTACTTATAGAAACATTCTGATATTAGAACttgtggaatgaatgccatagTTTTAGAAAGAATGATACCATTGCCGCTCATTGAATGTGCTTGATCACCTGAACTTGATATGAAGATTCCCTAGAGGAAAGGAAAATGAAGTTTTGGCTTGAAGTGAAAATGACTGGAATGCAAAAGGGACGGAAACAGAAAACAGCAACAATGAGAAAATAATTCCAAGGAATAGCTAAACCACACCTGCTGCCTGGCTCGCTGAAGCTCTTGCTCCAATTGCGTCAACTTCAAACGACTACTTTCCAATTGTTGAACATAAGCCTGTAGGAGTAACCAGCTTATGGTACCAACTCTTGAATATAATGCACAAGTGGGGAAATGTAAAATAACTATTCCAATGACTAAAGGATAGACAAATAAGCGATAGACGAATTACTGGATTCTGCATTCGTCCACTACTAACGAATGAAGAGTTACCATAGCAAGACCTGCTACCCTGGAGGAACTTCAAGGGGATACTTTAAAACTTCAAATTAGTAAGAGCCCAAAGATGGGTACCCATTGGTGCATATTTAGTTATCATAAAAGGAAGTACATTTGGAAGAACTATAATCTCTGTatataaaagatgaaaaaactGAGAATCAACAACGTACAGCCAGCATAATCTGTCATTCCAAACAGATTGTCCTAATAATACATACAACCACataaataagaataagaattcATATCATCATAAGAATAAGAACTAGTGACAAGATATCCCTAGATTTTGTGTCTGCCAACTAAACATGAAATTCTTGTGTTTCTTTCTTGTCATTATAATAGGAATCTTTATATGGAACAAGTACGATAAAAAGGACACATATTTATACtaatataagaataaatattatCCGAAACAACCCTTACGGTAAAAGTTAGAATGAAATAAATTCTCAATTTGATGTCATTTTGAACATATGTATGGAAATAGAGGCGAAGATGTTGTGCATTTCTTGAGAGGATCAATGTGATTACATATATCTCTGGGGTGCTAAAATGCAGATTTATTCTTCGAGATATAAATTACCTTCTGATCTGTTTTATCCTTTGATCTGTCACTTGAGTCTGAAGCCACAGCAGCAAGGGATTGACTTCCATCAAACTGCATAAAtatcagattgtcaataacatcaGCAGAAAAGACATCTTCTCTGCTTTGTGCCTTTATGGAACCAAAAAGGTAAAGATTTTTCATTTATTCTCATGCATTAtggtttttcttttcaataaattttcaGCTCAAACCCAAGGAGAGCAAGCAAAGGATTACATGGCCACCACCAAGCCTCGTCATGCTTGGTAGCCGGGCTAACAGCCTCATTATGTTCAAAtgctattcataattttagattcAGATCAAGCACAGCTGAATCCATGAAGTTCGACCAGAATCAGTTCCTGTTTGTGCAAACCTCGAATATGGATTTGAGATTTATCAATGGAACTTAGAAAAGATAATAACATAACAGGTAAAACGGAAACATCACCCGCTGATTCTTATCATCAGTATCGGCATCTGTAGAAATATCAGTTCTAGGACTGGCATCAGCCATGGCAGACCCTTCCTGGTTTTCTGTATCACCACTTGGTATTATAATGTGATTTGTTGATTGTACCTTTTGTGCCAGCAAACTCAGTCGGTCTTCTAGGTACATAAATGAGCTTCTATCAACTGAAATTGGCAACTAAATTGAAACAGGAAAATGATAGAAAAGTTACAAATAAGCGGGTTGTAAACAGAGATAACAAACACATTATTTACCAagctgaaaatcaattaggtaAAAAGAACTTGAAATATTCACCCTATCAGAAGTGCCAAGGTGAACAGGACCAGGAGAAATCGTCTGGCTACTTACTTTCAGTGAGTTATTTACAGGATCTGAATCATATACCACAAAAAGTAATTAGAAAATGAAAGGATAGAGCATGATTCCTGCAAAGATCATGTTCCTATACATCAAGCTCATCACCCAAgtaacagcatatatgcatttaca harbors:
- the LOC107471934 gene encoding transcription factor TGA2.2 — translated: MSGNGAMQFDVEYARWLEEQNRQINELRAAVNSHASDTELRMIIDGILAHYDDIFRLKGVAAKADVFHLLSGMWKTPAERCFLWLGGFRSSELLKLLVNQLEPLTEQQLVGITNLQQSSQQAEDALSQGMEALQQSLAETLSSGSLGSSGSSGNVANYMGQMAMAMGKLGTLEGFIRQADNLRQQTLQQMHRILTTRQSARALLAIHDYFSRLRALSSLWLARPRD
- the LOC107471936 gene encoding transcription factor TGAL1-like, which encodes MPEASRVDSFCLSDFDQSIGNHLENAVELSGNPVNNSLKVSSQTISPGPVHLGTSDRLPISVDRSSFMYLEDRLSLLAQKVQSTNHIIIPSGDTENQEGSAMADASPRTDISTDADTDDKNQRFDGSQSLAAVASDSSDRSKDKTDQKVIYISKNKSAF